Part of the Bacteroidota bacterium genome, CATGGGCTCAGGTAGGAGATGATATTAAAGGTGAGGCTGCATCTGATAATTTTGGTTATTCGGTGAGTATAAGTTCAGATGAATCAGTGCTAGCAGTAAGTGCCTCGAGAAATGATGGAAATGGAACAGATGCTGGGAATGTAAGAATATTTAAAAAGGGAACACTTGCTTTAGATGATATTTCCGCTTCAAAAATAAAATTATATCCAAATCCGTCACAGGGAATATTTACAATAGAAAATGCCAAAGGATGTGTGATATTGATAAGTGATGTTAGCGGGAAGCTTATTTATAAGTCTGAAATCACAAGTAATCCTGAAAGAATAGTTGTAAAATCTAAATTTAAAAAGGGTTTGTATTTTATCAGACTTGAATCGGAAACAATTAACTATACAAGAAGGTTAGTTATTGATTAATAATTATTTCACATTTGTTTTTATTATCGGTCATCACGAATTTTATACGTTAGCCCGAATTAGTTTTAGTATGTAGTTTTTTTATTAACTTTATTGTAAATCAATATCTTATATGGGATGAAAAAGTATTTAACAATATTAGTTATAGCAATTGGATTATTAATTTCATGTGGAACATCAGAAATGGTAATTCCTGAAGGTACTCCTCCCGAGGTTGCCCAGGTAATGAAGACATATCATATAAAACAGGACAGTGCCGTAAAATTATTGGACGCACTTGAAAGTCAAAGCGGGTTATCGGATGTAAAGATGAGCGATATTTCTTCCGTTCAGGAAAGAATAATACAAGGTCGCAGGGTTCTTGCAGTTAAAGCCGGGTTTAAGGATTTTTATGTGAATTTGGATTGAGTTGGTTGTCAAAGTCTAAAGTCTAAAGTGTTTTTCGAAGATGCACTTTCATCTTTTATCTTTCATCTTTTCACTTTCCTACCTGACTGTGTCACGCAGGCAGGTATCTTTTATCTTGTGTCTTTTATCTTTTATCTTTCATCTTGTGTCTTTCACCTTGTGTCTTTATCACCTGTACAAATCCCAATGAAAGAACACTTAGTCCCACGCCTACATAGAAAGGCAATTGCCAGTTGCTCATCCAAAGAACACCACCCACAAATGGAATTACTACTGCTGCAACGTGATTTATAGCGAAGCCTACTGCATTAGAAGGTGCAATATCTTTTGGATCGGCAATTTTTTGCAGGTATGTTTTTAATCCGAAACTAAAGTTAAAGAAAATGTGATCTAGTATGTAGAGTAGTGCCACTCCCCATTTCCAGTCCCATTGTGTGTAGGCATAGAAAATAAATATTAAGGCGATATATTCGAAACTCAAAACTTTTCGTTCGCCAAAGATATTTATGGATTTCGCAATAAGTGGATTGGCAAAATAGCCAATTATATTATTTACAACAAACAGAGCTGCTATTTCGCCCACCGAAAAATTATAGCGTTCTACGAGAAGGAATACTGCAAAAACTACAAAAATCTGTCGTCGGGAACCGCTTAAAAAGTTTAGAACATAATATAGCCAGTATTTTTTTCGCAAAAAGAATTTCTTGTGTTGTTCGTGAGTTTCATCTACTTCGGGGGGATTAAGTAATAAGTAGATACTTCCTGAAACTGTTATAATACCAATCAATAGAAAGTTCATTTCTATAGGTAATATATATGAAAGTCCTACAATTGCAGAACCAACAGCAATATTTGTCAATGACATTACTGCCCGCAGTTTTCCAAAAACAATAGACGAATCAATTTTGTTGAAATTTTGAAGTATCAATGACGAGCTTGTTGTTTCGAAATAGTGGAACCCTACCGACATAACAAAAGTTGTAATAAGTAAACCCTCAAAAGAAGGTAAAAGTCCCGTAAAAAGCACTCCTATACCCATTGTTAGTAAACTCAATGCCGACAGTCTTTGTTCTTTAATGAAAATAAGCAGGTAGATAACCAAAAAAGACAGAAAACCAGGAATTTCTCTAATTGACTGAATAGCCCCGACTTCGATACCTGTAATTCCAACTTCATCAACGGCAAAGTTATTGAATAGTGTTCTCCATCCCTGAAATCCTATAGCTACAAATATCCATGCAATAATGAGGTAGCGGTATACTTGCTTTTCTTTGTAGTCGGTCATTTTGTGTTTATTGCTTCGTTAAATATTTTGGTTATTTCAATTGACTTAGTCAATTGTGTTTATTTGTTAGGGTAGTTGTAAATGTAGGTTATTTAAAACAATCACGGGGTGACTTGAAGTCACCCCGTGAATAATACTTTCTTAATCTAATGTCTAAATACTTTACCTCACAATCTCATCAACACCTTTCTGTAATCTCGCAAGTGTTTCGGCTTTTCCAACCCATTCGATAATTGTAAACAGATCAGGACCTTTACCGGCACCAACCATACAAAGTCTTAAGGAGTTCATAACCTGACCCATATTCCATTCTTTTTCTTCTACAAGAGCCATTACAGCATCATGGGCAGAATCGCGGTTGAATGTGTCAAGGTTATCGAGAACTGTTCTTATATCGGCTATATTTTGATTCATTTCACCTTTCCAGCGTTTCTTGATAACTTTAGCATCGTATTCTGTTGGTGCTTCGAAAAAGAATGAAGACTGTTCCCAAAGATCAGAAACAAATGTTGCGCGTTCTTTTACTAGTCCTACAACATCTTTTACAAATAATCCTTCTTCAACAATTCCTTTTGCCTGTAATTCTTTCTGGAAGAGTTCTGCTATTTCTTCATCAGTTTTTAATTTCATCCATTGCTGGTTGAACCACTTTGCTTTTTCCGGATCGAAACGTGAACCCGATTTACCAACTTTTTCAAGAGAGAAATCATTTACTAATTCTTCCAGAGTATAAATTTCTTTTTCCGTTCCCGGGTTCCATCCAAGCAATGCAAGCATATTTACAAAAGCCTCCGGAAAATATCCTTCTTCTCTGTATCCCATCGATGTAGATTCTTCTGTTTTCCATTCAAGAGGAAAAACAGGGAAGCCCATTTTGTCACCGTCACGTTTACTCAATTTTCCTTTTCCTGTTGGTTTCAAGAGGAGTGGGAGGTGTGCAAATTCTGGTATTTCCCACCCAAAAGCTTTATAAAGCATCACGTGTAATGCCATTGAAGGTAACCACTCTTCACCACGTATAACATGAGAGATTTCCATCAGATGGTCATCTACAATATTTGCCAGATGATATGTTGGCATTCCATCAGATTTGAATAAAATTTTATCGTCTAATGCCGAAGTATTAACTTTCATATCGCCACGGATAATATCTTTTAATTCCAGAATTTCGTTTTCCGGCATTTTGAAACGGATAACATATTGCTCTCCTTCTTCAATTTTTTTATTTACTTCATCCTGGCTTAGGGCCAGAGAATTATTCAGATTTCCTCTGACTTCGGCATTATATGTGAATACCTTTTTCTCTGCTTCGTATTGGTTTCGAAGTGCATCAAGTTCTTCCGAAGTATCGAAAGCGTAATATGCATTCCCCGAATTTATTAATTCTAAGGCGTAATTTTTGTAAAGCTCTTTTCTTTCCGACTGGCGGTATGGTCCATAATCACCACCAACACTCTGTCCTTCATCAGGAGAAATACCACACCATTTCAATGATTCAACAATGTAGTCTTCGGCTCCTGCAACAAATCTGTTTTGATCGGTATCTTCAACTCTTAAAATAAAATCACCACCGTGTTTTTTTGCAAACAAATAGTTATATAAAGCTGTACGAACTCCACCCATGTGTAGAGGTCCGGTTGGACTTGGAGCAAAACGAACTCTTACTTTTTTTCCCATTACGAAATATTATTATCTTTTATCTATCTACTTTTCTATATTGATTAAAACTTTACGACCTTTGATTAATTATATAAGGAGGAGTTTTAAAAAATTGTCTGCAAAGATAATACATTTAATTAAGTGTATCTCAGAAGATAGTTTTGATATTTATTCTGAGTTTAGAAGGCTACTATCAATGAATCCAATAAAAAGGAAAATACAAAACTTCATTCGAAAGCTTTATTTATACAAAGCTCTTGAGAACTTTATTGTTTTTATACTATTCTTCGGAGCTTATTTTCTATTATATCTTCTGGTTGAATCTGTATTTTATTTTGACAGCAGCATACGAACTATTCTATTTTATTTAAGTCTCGGAGTTGGTATTATCTGGCTTGCCTACAAAGTTATTTTTCCATTTGTTCAAAGTTTTATCCCGAAATTTCAAATTACTAAAGAGTATGCCTCTGTTCTTATTGGTGAATCTGATTCTGAAATTAATGACCGGCTTCTAAATTTATTACAACTGGAGAAGTTGGGTAATGGTGATTTGATAATAGAGAGTATTAATCAACTGGAAAAAGATTTGTTTCGTTTTAATTTTTTGAAAGCTATAAATCTTAAAAATCTAATTTTGTTTTCAAAGCTTACTTTGGTTCCTCTTTTGTTTTTTGTTCTGCTTTCGTTAATAAACTTTGATTCTATTATTGCGAATCCTACCGAACGGGTACTATCGTTTAATGAGAAGTTTAATAAACCATTGGATTTTAATATTACCATTTTAAACGACAGTTTGAGAGGAGTAGAGGGAGAGGAGTTTGATTTTATCTTTAAATCAAATAGTGCTGAACAAATATTTCTTTACGAAGGTGTTGATGTATTTGAATTGTCTGCTATCAATGAAATTTATTCTCATAAATTTAATAATCCTATATCCGATTTATCATTCAAAATTGGAACTAGTTTTGATCGATCTTATTCATTTGTTTTAAATATAATTAAACGACCAAAAATTAAATATTTAAAACTGGAATCCTTTCCGCCAAAATATACCGGACTTAATAAAATTGTCTCTACAAATCTTGCTGAGGTTTTTGTTCCTGTTGGCAGTAAAGTGGATTGGCTACTTGATGTATATAGTGATGAAACAGCCCGTTTTGCCTCTGGTGATTATATTCAAAAATTTGTTAAAGAAGATGGAATAATGAAGTTTTCATCTACAGCAGATTCTTCTTTTTATTATTCGGTGATGATTTCTAATGAGGAATTAATTAATTATATCAAACTAGGGTATACCATAAGCGTTATTGATGATCAATATCCAAAATTAAAAGTCGATATTTCAGATGATGATAAGTTTAATTTAGGTGTTTATAATTTTA contains:
- the gltX gene encoding glutamate--tRNA ligase; amino-acid sequence: MGKKVRVRFAPSPTGPLHMGGVRTALYNYLFAKKHGGDFILRVEDTDQNRFVAGAEDYIVESLKWCGISPDEGQSVGGDYGPYRQSERKELYKNYALELINSGNAYYAFDTSEELDALRNQYEAEKKVFTYNAEVRGNLNNSLALSQDEVNKKIEEGEQYVIRFKMPENEILELKDIIRGDMKVNTSALDDKILFKSDGMPTYHLANIVDDHLMEISHVIRGEEWLPSMALHVMLYKAFGWEIPEFAHLPLLLKPTGKGKLSKRDGDKMGFPVFPLEWKTEESTSMGYREEGYFPEAFVNMLALLGWNPGTEKEIYTLEELVNDFSLEKVGKSGSRFDPEKAKWFNQQWMKLKTDEEIAELFQKELQAKGIVEEGLFVKDVVGLVKERATFVSDLWEQSSFFFEAPTEYDAKVIKKRWKGEMNQNIADIRTVLDNLDTFNRDSAHDAVMALVEEKEWNMGQVMNSLRLCMVGAGKGPDLFTIIEWVGKAETLARLQKGVDEIVR
- a CDS encoding MFS transporter, with the translated sequence MTDYKEKQVYRYLIIAWIFVAIGFQGWRTLFNNFAVDEVGITGIEVGAIQSIREIPGFLSFLVIYLLIFIKEQRLSALSLLTMGIGVLFTGLLPSFEGLLITTFVMSVGFHYFETTSSSLILQNFNKIDSSIVFGKLRAVMSLTNIAVGSAIVGLSYILPIEMNFLLIGIITVSGSIYLLLNPPEVDETHEQHKKFFLRKKYWLYYVLNFLSGSRRQIFVVFAVFLLVERYNFSVGEIAALFVVNNIIGYFANPLIAKSINIFGERKVLSFEYIALIFIFYAYTQWDWKWGVALLYILDHIFFNFSFGLKTYLQKIADPKDIAPSNAVGFAINHVAAVVIPFVGGVLWMSNWQLPFYVGVGLSVLSLGFVQVIKTQGERHKMKDKR